The stretch of DNA CGCATCCTGGAGGTTCTCTACCAGCCTGAGGCGGCAGGCGACTTCCACCTGTGATGCCCTCGCGCCGCTACGGCGTCGCCTTGATCAGCGAGAGCACCTGCGTGAAGGTCCTGTCCCCATTGGGGGTGGTGGCCAGCATTCCCTTCACGCCCAGGTAATTGCCGGTGCCTCCGACGACCGGGATCATCGAGGTGCCGGTGTCGGACTCTCGCCCCGCCACGGTGATGGTGCCGTCGGCCAGGGTGAGCGTCCACTGGCACTCGTTGAACTGGCCCGGCAGCGTCCGCACGCAGAAGCCGCTGTTGGAGCCGATGTTCTGCTTGGCCTCGTTCAGCAGCGGCTGATCAAACACGAACATGTCGCCGGGCGAGTCCCCCGGTGCCCCGAGATCCACCGAGTTGGCGATGCCGCTGCGCGCATCGGCGATGGTGGTGAAGGTCCACGGCTCGTCCGCGTGAGCGCTGGAGCAGCCCAGCCCCGGCGCGGCGAGCAAGAGGGTGCACCCAGCCCACAGGACGGCCTGCTGCATCTTACCGGTCTCTTTCAGTTTTCTCATTTTATGAGGGATATGTTGACTTATGGGTGAAAGCAAATTAATAATTAATTCAGGACTAAACAGGAAATAGGTTCTTGCATGCCAGCGCAGCCGCTGACCCTTCCAGAGCTCTCTCCTTCCGTGCTTCCTGCCTCCGTACGCCAGCGGGTCCCGATTCCCATCCTGGATGGCATTCTGGGGACGTTCTGCTCCTTCCACCGCCTGCCAGATGGCAAGGAGCATTTCCTGGTGGAGCTGGGGCCCAAGAACACGGGCAAGCTCCCGCTGGTCCGGCTCCACTCCGAATGCATGACGGGGGACCTCTTCGGCTCGCAGAAGTGCGACTGCGGCCCCCAGCTGCGCGAGGCGATCTTCCGGATCAACTCGGAGGGGGGCTACCTGCTCTACCTGCGCCAGGAGGGGCGAGGCATTGGCCTCTACTCCAAGCTGGATGCCTATCAGCTCCAGGGCGAGGGGCTGGACACCTACGACGCCAACCGGCGGCTGAGCTTCGCGGATGACCTGCGGGACTACGCCTCCGCGGCCAGCATGCTCCGGGCCCTGGACGTCACCCGGATCCGCCTGCTGTCCAACAACCCGGACAAGGCGGCGCAGTTGACCGCGCACGGCATCACGGTCGCCGAGCAGGTCCAGACCGGCACGTACATGAACACCCACAACCAGCGCTACCTGCAAGCCAAGGTGCTGCGCACCCACCACAAGATCAACCTGGATTGAGCGCTGCGATGAACCCCCTGCGAAGAGGCTTTAGCGGTGGTGGTGTCATTCAACGCACGCTGCCGGTTCCACTCCAGCAGGGCGCGGAGCCCGTGCTCCCCACCGCTCAGGGGGGGGATGAGTACTGGATGCAGAAGGCCCTGGAGCAGGCCATGTCGGCCGTCGGGCGCAGCCACCCCAACCCCACGGTGGGGTGTGTCATCGTCAAGGAGGGCCGGCTGCTGGCCAGCGGTGCCACGGAGGTCCATGGCGGCCGGCACGCCGAGCGGGTGGCCATCCAGAGCGTCGCGGACCGGAGCCAGCTGCGCGGGGCGACCCTCTATGTGACGCTGGAGCCCTGCTCGCACACGGGGCGGCAGCCGCCCTGCGCGGAACTCGTGGCGAGCTGCGGCTTCGCACGCTGTGTCGTCGCGGTGGGAGACCCCAACCCCCTGGTGGCGGGCAATGGCTTGCGCCGCCTGCGCGAGACGGGCCTGGAGATCCAGACCGGGGTGCTCGCTCAGGAGGCCATCGCCTGGCATCTGCCGTTCCTCTTCTGGCAGCTGGCGGGGCGGACCTTGATCGCCGCCAAGTGGGCACAGACGCTCGATGGGCAGCTGGCCTATGACGATGGCCGCTCCCAGTGGATCTCCGGTGAGGAGTCCCGGGCCTATACGCACTGGCTCCGCCAGAAGTACGACGCCATCCTGGTGGGGGCGGGCACGGTCCTGGCGGACCAGCCGGCGCTCACGGTCCGCTCCTGCGTGGAGCCGCACCACCGCCAGCCGGTCCGGCTCCTGTTCGATCCGGCGGCTCGCATCCTGTCCTGTCCCGAGGGCGTCTGGCAGGGGCTGCTGGAGCGCACCTTCTCTCCCGCGACGCCGACCGTCCTGATGGTGCATCCGTCCGCCCTGGAGGCGGCCCGCCAGGAGCCGCGCGTGGTCCAGCGCCTTGAGCGTGTCGAGCACCTGCTGCCGCTCCTCGAGGGGTCCTCTCCCGCGGCCACCCTGCGGGCTGCCTTGGCGGATCCCGCCCTCAGCGCGCACGCTGGACGGCCGATTCACAGCGTCATGGTGGAAGGAGGCCCTCGCCTGCTCTCCACCCTGGCGGAAGCCAGCGTGTTCGATGTGGCCCACATCTTCACTGCCCCCACGCTCGGGGGCGGAACCCGCTACCGGCTCCAGTTCCCGGCGCCGTATGGCACGGGCGTCAGGTTGAACCCCATGGCCCATGCCCGCCTGGGCGAGGATCTGCTGGTGGAATACCTGTATCCTTCCACGCAGAAGCTTCTGGAGAAGCTGGGCGCCGGACGGGCCTTGAGTGAGCCGGTGAAGACCCCCGAGGCCGCGTGACAACCGGTGGAGCCCCCATGAAGATCGCCCATATCAACTGGATTGCCCTCCCCACGGCCGGAGGGGACGCGGTGCACATCGGCAAGCTGGTCAAGGAGCTGCGGCGGCTGGGCGCCACCACGGAGGTCTTCGCCGGCACCCGGGGCGCGCTGGACGCGCACTACCTGGAGGCGCTGGATCTGCTGACCCAGCCGCGCGATGAGCAGCGGGCGCTGGAAGAGCTGCTCCAGGCCGTCAAGGGCTTCGACGTGGTGCAGCTTCACAACTCACAGTTCCACCGCCCGGCGATGACCCGGCGGCTGATCGATGGGCTGCTCGCGCAGCCTCGGCCACCCCGGCTCGTCCACAACATGCACTGCATGACGGATGCCGAGGAGGGCTGGGACGTGCTGCGCCACCGCGGGCTGCCCATCATCGCGCATTCGCGCTACATCGCCGACGAGACCCGCCGGAGGATCCCCCGCGCCGAGATCCACGAGGTGTTCCTCTCGCTGACGATGAGCCAGAGCGCGTACGCCTTTCCGACGGTCTCCGGGAAGTTGATCCTCCAGCCGACGCGCCTGTCGAGGTGGAAGGGCTCGGCGATCTCGCTCCAGGCGGTGCTCGAACTGCTGGAGGCGGGCCGGGAGGACTTCACCTTCTTCCACGCGGGCAAGGACCAGCGCATCTTCCCCACGGGACTCGATGAGGCGCTGCTCGCCCGGGTGGCGCCGTGGCAGGAGCGCGGGCGTATCCACTTCATTCACTACAGCGTGGAGCAGAGCTGGGAGGCCATCCGGCAGGCGGACTTCTTGCTGCATCCGACGATCGATGGCGGCTCCCAGGGCGAGCCTTTCTCGCTCGCGGCCGCCCAGACGGTCATGCTTGGCAAGCCGATGATTGCCACGGACTCGGGCAACCTCCCCATCATGCTCGGAGGATATGGCCCCAAGCAGATCATCCCCATCCAGGATGTGAGGGCCCTGCGTGACGCGATCTCGTCGTGGCTGGATCGCGGCGTGCCGGCGTCCACGGAGGCCGACCGTGCCCTCGGTGAGTCCTTGCGCCAGGGCTTCCTGCGCTCGGCGGAAGAGCACCTGCACCTGTACGAGCGGCTGCTGGGCCCGGGGCTGTCCGAAGTCGCATGAGTGCCGGAGGGGAAGAGAGGGCCGCTGCCGGTTCTGCCTTCCATGGGGCTGTTGCGCCTGTCCGATGAGGCCGTCACCGCGGTCGGCGCCGTCACCCAGTGGAGCTTCGTTCGCACTCAAGGAACTCGCGGGCGTTGAATCGCGGGTGGAAGCCCAGCTCTCTTTCGGCGCGGGCCATGACATAGACGCGATCGATGCGTGCGGGCAGGCCAATGCCTTGCCGTGCGAG from Stigmatella aurantiaca encodes:
- a CDS encoding dirigent protein, which codes for MQQAVLWAGCTLLLAAPGLGCSSAHADEPWTFTTIADARSGIANSVDLGAPGDSPGDMFVFDQPLLNEAKQNIGSNSGFCVRTLPGQFNECQWTLTLADGTITVAGRESDTGTSMIPVVGGTGNYLGVKGMLATTPNGDRTFTQVLSLIKATP
- a CDS encoding GTP cyclohydrolase II → MPAQPLTLPELSPSVLPASVRQRVPIPILDGILGTFCSFHRLPDGKEHFLVELGPKNTGKLPLVRLHSECMTGDLFGSQKCDCGPQLREAIFRINSEGGYLLYLRQEGRGIGLYSKLDAYQLQGEGLDTYDANRRLSFADDLRDYASAASMLRALDVTRIRLLSNNPDKAAQLTAHGITVAEQVQTGTYMNTHNQRYLQAKVLRTHHKINLD
- the ribD gene encoding bifunctional diaminohydroxyphosphoribosylaminopyrimidine deaminase/5-amino-6-(5-phosphoribosylamino)uracil reductase RibD, whose product is MQKALEQAMSAVGRSHPNPTVGCVIVKEGRLLASGATEVHGGRHAERVAIQSVADRSQLRGATLYVTLEPCSHTGRQPPCAELVASCGFARCVVAVGDPNPLVAGNGLRRLRETGLEIQTGVLAQEAIAWHLPFLFWQLAGRTLIAAKWAQTLDGQLAYDDGRSQWISGEESRAYTHWLRQKYDAILVGAGTVLADQPALTVRSCVEPHHRQPVRLLFDPAARILSCPEGVWQGLLERTFSPATPTVLMVHPSALEAARQEPRVVQRLERVEHLLPLLEGSSPAATLRAALADPALSAHAGRPIHSVMVEGGPRLLSTLAEASVFDVAHIFTAPTLGGGTRYRLQFPAPYGTGVRLNPMAHARLGEDLLVEYLYPSTQKLLEKLGAGRALSEPVKTPEAA
- a CDS encoding glycosyltransferase family 4 protein — translated: MKIAHINWIALPTAGGDAVHIGKLVKELRRLGATTEVFAGTRGALDAHYLEALDLLTQPRDEQRALEELLQAVKGFDVVQLHNSQFHRPAMTRRLIDGLLAQPRPPRLVHNMHCMTDAEEGWDVLRHRGLPIIAHSRYIADETRRRIPRAEIHEVFLSLTMSQSAYAFPTVSGKLILQPTRLSRWKGSAISLQAVLELLEAGREDFTFFHAGKDQRIFPTGLDEALLARVAPWQERGRIHFIHYSVEQSWEAIRQADFLLHPTIDGGSQGEPFSLAAAQTVMLGKPMIATDSGNLPIMLGGYGPKQIIPIQDVRALRDAISSWLDRGVPASTEADRALGESLRQGFLRSAEEHLHLYERLLGPGLSEVA